The proteins below come from a single Rosa rugosa chromosome 2, drRosRugo1.1, whole genome shotgun sequence genomic window:
- the LOC133734460 gene encoding gibberellin 2-beta-dioxygenase 8-like, with the protein MDFEPPFQGACKSLLQNSPIIDKFPEVEECELPVIDLIDLDSDHRNRDKCMNEIAEAASQWGFFQVVNHGISPEVLNSIRDEQKKVFHQPFDKKIEQRFLNLSPISYRWGNPKATCLRQFSWSEAIHISMADIPSMNEQHKSLRSTIESFVKNVSQLAESLAEILAQPLGVESSYFKDHCPPRTSFLRLNRYAPCPFSSQVFGLFAHTDSAFLTIVHQDQVGGLELFIDGRWIGVKPNPEALVVNIGDFFEALSNGVYKSIKHRVITNQKVERFSVAYFYCPSFDTVIQSRSTTEPAVFKSFTLREYKQQTERDVRELGEKVGLPRFLH; encoded by the exons ATGGATTTCGAACCTCCATTCCAAGGAGCCTGCAAGTCCCTCTTACAAAATTCCCCAATAATTGACAAATTTCCAGAGGTTGAGGAATGTGAGCTACCTGTGATTGATCTTATCGATCTGGATTCTGATCACAGAAACAGAGACAAGTGTATGAACGAGATTGCTGAAGCTGCAAGCCAGTGGGGTTTCTTTCAAGTTGTGAATCATGGGATTTCACCAGAAGTTCTGAACAGCATACGAGATGAGCAAAAGAAGGTGTTTCATCAGCCTTTTGACAAAAAGATAGAACAAAGATTTTTGAATTTATCTCCCATTAGTTACCGTTGGGGGAATCCAAAAGCTACTTGTCTCCGGCAGTTCTCATGGTCGGAAGCCATTCATATTTCTATGGCGGACATTCCAAGCATGAATGAACAACACAAGAGTCTTAG GTCGACTATTGAATCATTTGTGAAGAATGTGTCTCAATTAGCTGAAAGCTTAGCTGAAATTTTAGCCCAGCCTTTGGGTGTCGAATCCAGTTACTTTAAAGATCACTGTCCACCAAGAACTAGTTTTCTTCGACTAAACAGATATGCTCCCTGTCCATTTTCTTCCCAAGTCTTCGGCCTCTTCGCTCACACCGATAGTGCTTTCCTAACAATAGTTCACCAAGACCAAGTTGGTGGTTTGGAATTGTTCATAGATGGAAGATGGATTGGAGTAAAACCTAATCCTGAGGCTCTGGTTGTCAACATTGGGGATTTTTTTGAG GCCCTGAGCAATGGTGTTTACAAGAGCATCAAACACAGGGTGATCACCAATCAAAAAGTTGAGAGGTTTTCTGTGGCATACTTCTACTGCCCCTCCTTCGATACCGTGATTCAGAGTCGCAGTACTACTGAACCAGCTGTGTTTAAGAGCTTCACTTTGCGGGAATATAAACAACAAACTGAAAGGGATGTTCGCGAACTAGGGGAGAAAGTAGGGCTCCCCAGATTTCTCCATTAA